TCTTTTATTTGAGGACAACTAAatcaaacaaattttttttttatcacttcTCTTTCTATATTACTTCTTTTCTTTGGTAGGTCCAATCACTATTTAGTAAATagaaatcttttatattctCAGTATTAAAATACATACATACAAGGAtcaggaaaaaaaaatatatatatatatatttgttggAGACAAAGAACCTAAAGCTGAAAGCAGGAGGAGCTCCAAAACTTGACATGACCTGGCACGATCACACTTGACAATTTGTTTGACAATAGACaggtaaaaaaatgtaaatgaaCTGGGACCTAGGTTTATGTATGTAAATGTTTTTGAATGAAGAAGAGTCCCAATCACCAGAGAAAAACTGTATCACAACCTgcataatattttgttgacCGTACATCTTTCAATTATTGTTCCTCGAATTTTGTCAGTTTAAGTGGTAGCGTGCGCGTTAATCCTAGAGTGTTGATAGCCGAAACGCGAATTGCGAAACCATTCCCGTGTTTACGAGATCCACCTACTTCTTTACCTTACATATAATCACCAtttacataatatatattttctttcaatcatcattttattatcattattttacttCATCATTTCCTCTTTCAAACTCCACCCTAGAttctaaataaataagaattttaaaGTGTTGACCAAAAGACATGCCTTTAAAATATCCTATACTTAAATGATTTCAGGATACAATcgtaaatattaattttgttaaaatatatttttaaattaatgccttggaataaatttttttcttttaaatttactcTAACGCTACCTACttcaaactttttaaatatacatacaATTATTTCTTCAGCTGTCACCGACAGCCTTCTTCAGCTTGCACTATTATGTTACgcttcaaatttttttttttttttgtgaataatttttgtacacgttattatatatatatatatatatatataaatatatatatctttagtTCTATATTAATATACCTACTTTATACTTTAGAGAAGAATGCGCGAACTCTCTGAAAAcgtaaatgtaaaaattggTCAACAACCTTCTGAGAATAGTACCAATTTACTTACAACATCagaatcattattattagcATTGGCAAGTAAAGCTACAAATAAAGCTTCTATATTAAGtctagaaaatattaattcatctaataatgttgaaaataatattaagaaaaggAGACGTAATATTGGTAATATGGATAATACACTTGATGGTTTAGTTGCTAGAAGAGCTGAAACTGATCCTAATGCCAAATTATATCAAACAGAAAATGAAGTCATTGAAATGCCAGATGATGATGAAGAATTAAAggtaaaaaatcattttaaataaatattttaataattttatttttgtagaGAATTGAAACTGATGTGGATGTTGGGAATCGTTCATGTAGTGTATGCGGATACAAAggtaaatactttattttttttacaaattaaaaattatcttatcattaatgtaatattataacaatattgataattttattaatctttttttttatcaaatttttgtttCAGGTAAATGGGTTTCTGAAATGATACGACATAAAAGAGTACATACAAATTCCAGGCCATTTAAATGTAAACTTTGTTCCAGGtaagtattaaataaataaatttaaataaaattagtcatttaaaaattcaataattatcaattttctacttttataaaattttttttttctattttaaaagttaatagttaaagaaaaaaaaatgcaagAAAGTAGAATTTTAGATAAGGCAGTATTTaatacttattttataatccaaaataataaataccGCTACAACAAAAGtcatattaattatttatcattaacattaattttatatatattttttaaataatcacattttattaaaattaaaaaaaaattttttaaagcaaaaattagcattttttttttagaaccTCACGATGGAAGGCAGATCTAATACGTCATGTAGCAAAAGCCCATGGAATTCGTgtaatttcaaaatattcaCGATCAAAGGCATTTGAAATAACACGACATAGTAAAGATGACTTAAATATTTCACAAaattcatcatcatcatcatgtGGATCACCAATTCCTtctaaagaaaataatttatgtagtccaaagataaaaagaataaaacaacaaaaatCTTCTTCATTTAATACAGAAggtataattaaaaatattgcaAATATCAATTCATCAAATagttttaaatgtttaatttgTCGATATGAACAAGAGTCTATCGAAATGATGATTCAGCATTTAGATAAAATACATTCAACGTCTCCATTTGAATGTATTAATtgtaaacaaaattttaaagaaattcaAGAAACAGCAGCTCATTGTTCATTATCAAAGAGCAATTGTACACCAAtgtcaattaaaattaatttttcatctaTTTGTAATAATACACTTTTTGAGTCTTCATCTGCAATATCTGCTTATCAACCATCAACAAATCATTTCCTTCCAGAATTGGTTGGACTTTCTTCACCTAATTCACTTCAATCAGAATCATTATCACCATCATCAACAATCTCCAGTGCCAGATCTTATGAAATACTATCTACTTCTATTGGAAATGAATCTTCATCAAATTGTAATGATACCATTTCATGCAATGATTGTCCATTTACTTGTAATGGTCATGATAAACTTTTACAACATAAATTAGGCCATCTTACACCAAAAGGTccatttaattataaatgtatattttgt
This Strongyloides ratti genome assembly S_ratti_ED321, chromosome : 2 DNA region includes the following protein-coding sequences:
- a CDS encoding Zinc finger, C2H2 domain and Zinc finger C2H2-type/integrase DNA-binding domain and Zinc finger, C2H2-like domain-containing protein, coding for MRELSENVNVKIGQQPSENSTNLLTTSESLLLALASKATNKASILSLENINSSNNVENNIKKRRRNIGNMDNTLDGLVARRAETDPNAKLYQTENEVIEMPDDDEELKRIETDVDVGNRSCSVCGYKGKWVSEMIRHKRVHTNSRPFKCKLCSRTSRWKADLIRHVAKAHGIRVISKYSRSKAFEITRHSKDDLNISQNSSSSSCGSPIPSKENNLCSPKIKRIKQQKSSSFNTEGIIKNIANINSSNSFKCLICRYEQESIEMMIQHLDKIHSTSPFECINCKQNFKEIQETAAHCSLSKSNCTPMSIKINFSSICNNTLFESSSAISAYQPSTNHFLPELVGLSSPNSLQSESLSPSSTISSARSYEILSTSIGNESSSNCNDTISCNDCPFTCNGHDKLLQHKLGHLTPKGPFNYKCIFCNWFAKKRSTVEQHMLLHTPNPSEFMSEVEKNLITPATSNDFFNLTPPFEQSFNHTGNISYDAIALSQQLTSFQKTLSISPLFAAITAVSNQASPNLPTTSNITPLTLLDLQNSLTKNQSNQRSNINSISQMTTITNPFLAFNLCNMLSSNRM